The Bradyrhizobium sp. WBAH42 genome includes a window with the following:
- a CDS encoding AraC family transcriptional regulator, with amino-acid sequence MLFDNLAPSSALQLIGFSNVDAFRPLETMEDARSIPLDIPNFAAARAIVSLPACRIIMMRSFARILETAYRMPGGMVILSMTDDLQANFKGVDLDARFFAALRGNDECHFVEPRTNHHAMIIFSPKLRDRGWFDRADHLRAHVANRPALLHTRQLLLDILRTASVQPRLFETTEVAAHLQEGLLLALDDLFRIDPMSDRSTSVQGERAIKLVQRIDDYVATFPTAPIYTADLAREFDVSIRTLGGAVSKVRGMSLHQYIRLKRLWATRARLLKGGGVTVTSCARAQGFHHLGEFAAAYRAIFHEAPSDTLARGRQSGVPAK; translated from the coding sequence ATGTTGTTCGACAACCTCGCTCCCTCCTCTGCGCTTCAACTGATCGGCTTTTCCAATGTCGATGCGTTTCGGCCGCTCGAGACGATGGAGGATGCGAGGAGCATTCCGCTGGACATCCCGAACTTCGCGGCGGCCCGAGCCATCGTTTCCCTGCCGGCGTGCCGCATCATCATGATGAGATCGTTCGCGCGAATCCTGGAGACCGCCTATCGCATGCCGGGCGGGATGGTGATCCTGTCGATGACCGACGATCTTCAGGCAAACTTCAAGGGTGTGGATCTGGACGCGCGCTTCTTCGCTGCCCTCCGCGGCAACGATGAGTGCCATTTCGTCGAGCCCCGGACCAATCATCACGCCATGATCATCTTCTCCCCCAAACTGAGAGACCGTGGCTGGTTCGACCGCGCCGACCATTTGCGCGCCCATGTCGCGAACCGGCCCGCCCTGCTCCACACGCGACAGCTCCTGCTCGATATCCTGCGAACCGCGTCAGTGCAGCCGCGCCTGTTCGAGACGACGGAGGTTGCGGCCCATCTCCAGGAAGGCCTGCTGCTCGCGCTCGACGATCTGTTTCGAATCGATCCGATGTCGGATCGGAGCACCTCGGTCCAGGGCGAGCGGGCGATCAAGCTCGTGCAGCGCATCGACGACTACGTCGCGACCTTCCCGACCGCTCCGATCTATACGGCCGATCTCGCCCGCGAATTCGACGTCTCGATCCGCACGCTCGGCGGCGCCGTCAGCAAGGTGCGCGGCATGAGCCTGCACCAGTACATTCGCCTGAAGAGGCTGTGGGCGACCCGCGCCCGCCTGCTCAAGGGCGGCGGCGTCACCGTGACCAGCTGCGCACGTGCCCAGGGCTTCCATCATCTCGGCGAATTTGCCGCGGCCTACCGCGCGATCTTCCACGAGGCGCCCTCCGACACGCTGGCACGCGGACGGCAAAGCGGTGTCCCGGCAAAGTGA
- a CDS encoding VOC family protein yields MPFAVTWDHVHLRSPDPEATAAWLRDILGGEIVHAPGRIDVNLGGARIFIAPLEGDGAVNPPPPHPHQGLDHFGLTVKDIDAVAAEIKAKGVTFTREPTTIRPGVRICFIRGPEGISIELLERDKKYT; encoded by the coding sequence ATGCCATTCGCCGTCACTTGGGATCACGTCCATCTGCGCAGCCCCGATCCGGAGGCAACGGCGGCCTGGCTGCGGGATATCCTTGGTGGCGAGATTGTGCACGCGCCCGGACGGATCGACGTGAATCTCGGAGGCGCCAGGATCTTCATCGCGCCGCTCGAGGGCGATGGCGCGGTCAACCCGCCGCCTCCGCACCCGCATCAGGGCCTCGATCATTTCGGCTTGACGGTGAAGGACATCGACGCCGTCGCGGCCGAGATCAAGGCCAAGGGTGTCACCTTCACGCGCGAGCCGACGACCATCCGGCCCGGCGTACGCATCTGCTTCATCCGCGGGCCCGAAGGCATCTCGATCGAGCTGCTCGAACGCGACAAGAAATACACCTGA
- a CDS encoding GrlR family regulatory protein, which translates to MKNGLYSIHVTLLDGRVGKGSGVILFRDGKILGGDAYLYYTGSYTVKDSSTFKGEVLVQRHTSPRGDDNPLFGGPAPVGIGVSGTYTDTRAEMTGTALVGKASLIFGATLHKLADVD; encoded by the coding sequence ATGAAGAACGGCCTCTATTCAATTCACGTGACCCTGCTCGATGGTCGAGTCGGCAAGGGCAGCGGCGTGATTCTTTTCCGCGACGGCAAGATTCTCGGCGGCGATGCCTACCTCTATTACACCGGCAGCTACACGGTGAAGGACAGCAGCACCTTCAAAGGCGAGGTGCTGGTGCAGCGGCACACCTCGCCTCGCGGCGATGATAATCCGCTGTTCGGCGGCCCTGCCCCGGTCGGCATCGGCGTCAGCGGCACCTACACCGACACGCGCGCGGAAATGACGGGCACAGCGCTGGTCGGCAAGGCCAGCCTGATTTTCGGCGCCACCCTGCATAAGCTCGCGGACGTCGACTAG
- a CDS encoding PAS domain S-box protein — MSAELTPPPEKRRTFSLSIGQLTFGSFLLVLAVIIVTSTASVIAIRHIDTTFAELQRLQSVGDLAEDIDRRMNELRLAARDFVTDPGAGIQFQQVGEAASTLSDILKKTRIELAPEQQDMIDGVTERLATYRTGLERISTLIDRRAQLLAGLPPLREQFDEAVASTPDRELASRLSEAQSRIALGLLARNPSAAEQAAQGMRGLDIGDAKLKSAVNDYAEAIMAVAVRERQIADIDREVLGTEGRLIGRVTELLREVSSRRGHVLSRDFARTLTEARWQSIVLGTVGVLIGIGAAWFVVRRTVRPLAQIARSIRALAAGRKDTSIPSADLDNEIGDIARAAEVFRRALEEADTAREAAVRALTEQRLAEESYRKLFEGSIDGIYVTTPAGDLLNANPALARMMGYDSPQQLIDSISDIAHTIYVHPEARAEYQRLMARDGMVREFEYQVRQRSGDILWLSDSATGVRDEAGNIVRYEGTLRDITDQKRAEEAIAEGRRLLQQVIDTVPAVINVKDRNLRYVLMNRYMAGIFGIEPGEALGRTTADLMSRYGAAKSDESDKRVLKLRKGLGFYEEEYQDASGNMRQWLVNKLPLLDPEGEIERIVTVALDIGERKRGEQEMRKAKEAAETALRNLRETQASLIEAEKLAALGRLVAGVAHEVNNPVGISLTVASALERKTAMFSAEVERGELRRSTLNDFLNTSRDASSQLVSNLNRAAELIQSFKQVAADRNYSDQRTFDLGDLTEQVVMSLRPGLRKHNLTLNVECQPDLTMNSYPGPYGQVLTNLFLNSVAHAFPDGRPGTIEIQVRESGKDNVEIIFSDNGCGMSLDVRRRAFDPFFTTRRDQGGTGLGLHIVYSIVTNRLGGRLDLDSEPGGGTRIQMILPRVAPLEQAAE; from the coding sequence ATGTCCGCCGAATTGACGCCGCCCCCTGAGAAAAGGCGAACCTTCTCGCTCTCCATCGGCCAGCTCACCTTCGGCAGCTTCCTGTTGGTGCTGGCGGTGATCATCGTCACCTCGACCGCGAGCGTAATCGCGATCCGGCACATCGACACGACCTTTGCCGAGCTGCAGCGGCTGCAGAGCGTCGGCGACCTCGCCGAGGACATCGATCGCCGCATGAACGAATTGCGCCTTGCCGCGCGCGACTTCGTCACGGATCCCGGGGCCGGCATCCAGTTCCAGCAGGTCGGCGAGGCGGCCTCGACGCTCAGCGACATCCTGAAGAAGACCCGCATCGAGCTCGCGCCCGAGCAGCAGGACATGATCGACGGCGTCACCGAGCGGCTTGCGACCTATCGCACCGGCCTCGAGCGGATCTCCACCCTGATCGACCGCCGCGCCCAGCTGCTCGCCGGACTGCCGCCGCTGCGCGAACAATTCGACGAAGCCGTCGCAAGCACCCCGGACCGCGAGCTGGCGTCCCGCCTGTCCGAGGCGCAGAGCCGGATCGCGCTCGGACTGCTGGCGCGCAACCCGTCCGCGGCCGAGCAGGCCGCACAGGGAATGCGGGGGCTCGATATTGGCGATGCCAAGCTGAAGTCCGCGGTGAATGACTATGCCGAGGCCATCATGGCCGTCGCCGTCCGCGAGCGGCAGATCGCCGACATCGATCGCGAGGTACTGGGAACGGAAGGCCGGCTGATCGGCCGCGTCACCGAATTGCTGCGTGAGGTCAGCTCCCGGCGCGGCCATGTGCTGTCGCGCGACTTCGCCCGGACGCTGACCGAGGCGCGATGGCAGAGCATCGTGCTCGGCACGGTCGGCGTGCTCATCGGCATCGGCGCTGCGTGGTTCGTGGTGCGCCGGACGGTGCGTCCGCTCGCTCAGATCGCGCGATCCATTCGCGCGCTCGCCGCCGGCCGGAAAGACACGTCGATTCCATCCGCCGACCTCGACAACGAGATCGGCGACATTGCGCGGGCGGCCGAAGTGTTTCGACGCGCGCTGGAGGAGGCCGACACCGCGCGCGAGGCGGCGGTGCGCGCGCTCACCGAGCAGCGCCTCGCCGAGGAGAGTTACCGAAAACTGTTCGAGGGCTCCATCGACGGCATCTATGTGACGACGCCGGCCGGTGACCTCCTCAACGCCAATCCGGCGCTGGCGCGCATGATGGGCTATGACAGCCCCCAGCAGCTGATCGACAGCATCAGCGACATCGCTCACACCATCTACGTCCACCCCGAGGCGCGCGCGGAATATCAGCGGTTGATGGCGCGCGACGGTATGGTGCGCGAGTTCGAGTATCAGGTGCGCCAGCGCAGCGGCGACATCCTCTGGCTCTCCGACAGCGCCACCGGCGTGCGCGACGAAGCGGGCAACATCGTCCGCTACGAGGGCACGCTGCGCGACATCACCGACCAGAAGCGGGCGGAGGAGGCCATCGCCGAAGGCCGGCGCCTGCTCCAGCAGGTGATCGACACCGTGCCCGCGGTGATCAACGTCAAGGATCGCAATCTGCGCTACGTGCTGATGAACCGCTACATGGCCGGCATCTTCGGCATCGAGCCCGGCGAGGCGCTCGGCCGCACCACGGCCGACCTGATGTCGCGCTACGGCGCGGCAAAGTCCGACGAGAGCGACAAGCGGGTGCTCAAGCTCCGCAAGGGACTCGGTTTCTATGAGGAGGAGTACCAGGACGCTTCCGGCAACATGCGGCAATGGCTGGTCAACAAATTGCCGCTGCTCGACCCCGAGGGCGAGATCGAGCGGATCGTGACCGTTGCGCTCGATATCGGCGAGCGCAAGCGCGGCGAGCAGGAGATGCGCAAGGCCAAGGAAGCCGCCGAGACCGCGCTGCGCAATCTGCGCGAGACCCAGGCCTCGCTGATCGAGGCCGAGAAGCTGGCCGCGCTCGGGCGCCTGGTCGCCGGTGTCGCCCACGAGGTCAACAATCCCGTCGGCATCAGCCTCACCGTCGCCTCCGCTCTGGAGCGCAAGACCGCGATGTTCAGCGCCGAAGTCGAGCGCGGCGAGCTGCGCCGCTCCACGCTCAACGACTTTCTCAACACCAGCCGCGATGCGTCCTCGCAGCTCGTCTCCAATCTCAACCGCGCCGCCGAGCTGATCCAGTCGTTCAAGCAGGTCGCCGCCGACCGCAACTATTCGGATCAGCGGACTTTCGATCTTGGCGACCTCACCGAGCAGGTGGTGATGAGCCTGCGGCCGGGGCTGCGTAAGCACAATCTGACGCTCAACGTCGAATGTCAGCCGGATCTGACCATGAACAGCTATCCCGGCCCGTACGGCCAGGTGCTGACCAATCTGTTCCTGAATTCGGTGGCGCACGCCTTCCCGGACGGAAGGCCCGGGACGATCGAGATCCAGGTGCGCGAGTCCGGCAAGGACAACGTCGAGATCATCTTCTCCGACAATGGTTGCGGCATGTCGCTCGACGTCCGCCGCCGCGCCTTCGATCCGTTTTTCACGACGCGGCGCGACCAGGGCGGCACCGGCCTCGGGCTGCACATCGTCTACAGCATCGTCACCAATCGGCTCGGCGGCCGGCTCGATCTCGATTCCGAGCCGGGTGGCGGCACGCGCATCCAGATGATCCTGCCGCGTGTTGCACCGCTCGAACAGGCCGCGGAATAG
- a CDS encoding DMT family transporter, with protein MDARQDTNIAVELALLVALATLWGGSYTFIKLGVATIPPITLIAARTAIAGLLLLVIMWMRGIRMPTDVASWQRFAFQAVLNSVIPWTLIAWGERHVDAALATILNSAGPIFTFLLTSLITRHEATTPRKLFGVVAGMAGILLIVGVDAFHDIGSGLIAEAAIVAATICYACAAIFGRSFKGLDPMAPAAGSLLAGAAVLIPASLIIEQPWTLSPSLSSVLALSALAVFSTAAAFVIYFRLIQTLCSVGTTAQAYLRVPIGVAISVAFLGEALSRTAWIGLACVVLGVAAMTIPARRAASVKLS; from the coding sequence ATGGACGCCCGGCAGGACACCAACATCGCCGTGGAGCTGGCCCTGCTGGTCGCGCTCGCAACACTCTGGGGCGGCTCCTACACCTTCATCAAGCTCGGCGTCGCCACCATCCCGCCGATCACGCTGATCGCGGCGCGCACGGCCATTGCCGGCCTGCTGCTGCTCGTGATCATGTGGATGCGGGGCATCAGAATGCCCACCGATGTCGCGAGCTGGCAGCGCTTCGCGTTCCAGGCCGTGCTCAACAGCGTCATCCCCTGGACGCTGATCGCCTGGGGCGAGCGCCATGTCGACGCCGCGCTCGCCACCATCCTCAACTCGGCCGGGCCGATCTTCACCTTCCTGCTCACGTCGCTAATCACCCGTCACGAGGCGACGACGCCGCGAAAACTGTTCGGCGTGGTCGCGGGCATGGCCGGCATCCTGCTGATCGTCGGCGTCGATGCCTTCCATGACATCGGCAGCGGCCTCATCGCCGAGGCCGCCATCGTCGCCGCCACCATCTGCTATGCCTGCGCCGCGATCTTCGGCCGCAGCTTCAAGGGCCTCGATCCTATGGCGCCCGCAGCCGGCTCGCTGCTGGCGGGGGCAGCGGTCCTGATCCCTGCCTCCCTGATCATCGAGCAGCCCTGGACGCTGTCGCCTTCGCTGAGCTCGGTGCTGGCACTGTCGGCGCTCGCGGTGTTTTCGACCGCGGCAGCGTTCGTGATCTATTTCCGCCTGATCCAGACCCTGTGCTCGGTCGGCACCACCGCGCAGGCCTACCTGCGGGTGCCGATCGGGGTCGCCATCAGCGTCGCCTTCCTCGGCGAGGCCTTGAGCCGGACCGCCTGGATCGGCTTGGCCTGCGTCGTCCTCGGCGTCGCCGCCATGACGATCCCGGCCCGCAGGGCAGCCAGCGTCAAACTGTCGTAA
- a CDS encoding NUDIX hydrolase, translating to MAETSASRPASTILLLRDGAAREIEVFMMVRHHQIEFNSGALVFPGGSVDAGDNEIVARADLYSGGEGLSEADRGFRIAAIRETFEESGILLARSKDTGAPIDAKRAGEIADAHRIALNEHKISFLSILADNGLQLALDTLVPYAHWITPEGMPKRFDTWFFLAAAPPDQLGAHDGRESTDSIWISPREAVEGGESGRFKLPFPTTRNLIRLAKQPDVSAALEHARGLSIVTVMPIMTKTEAGRQLRIPREAGYDGEVFEVGAVG from the coding sequence ATGGCCGAGACATCAGCATCACGCCCGGCCTCGACGATCCTGCTGCTGCGCGACGGCGCAGCACGGGAAATCGAAGTCTTCATGATGGTTCGCCATCATCAGATCGAGTTCAACTCGGGCGCGCTGGTGTTTCCCGGCGGCAGCGTCGATGCCGGCGACAACGAGATCGTCGCCCGCGCCGACCTCTATTCGGGCGGCGAAGGCCTCAGCGAAGCCGACCGCGGCTTCCGAATCGCCGCGATCCGCGAGACGTTCGAGGAGAGCGGCATTCTGCTGGCGCGGTCGAAAGACACTGGCGCGCCAATCGACGCCAAGCGCGCCGGCGAGATCGCCGACGCGCATCGCATCGCGCTCAACGAGCACAAGATCAGCTTCCTCAGCATCCTCGCCGACAACGGCCTCCAGCTCGCGCTCGACACGCTCGTGCCCTACGCCCACTGGATCACGCCCGAGGGCATGCCGAAGCGATTCGACACCTGGTTTTTCCTCGCGGCGGCGCCGCCGGATCAGCTCGGCGCGCATGATGGAAGGGAATCGACCGATTCGATCTGGATCTCGCCGCGCGAGGCGGTGGAGGGCGGCGAGAGCGGCCGCTTCAAGCTGCCGTTCCCGACCACGCGCAACCTGATCCGGCTCGCCAAGCAGCCAGACGTGAGTGCAGCGCTTGAGCACGCCCGGGGCCTGTCGATCGTCACGGTGATGCCGATCATGACCAAGACCGAAGCCGGCCGTCAGCTCCGCATCCCCCGCGAGGCCGGCTACGACGGCGAGGTGTTCGAGGTTGGGGCGGTCGGCTAA
- a CDS encoding dihydrodipicolinate synthase family protein has translation MKLTADAKGTFAIAPTPFHDDGRIDERSIDRLTDFYEEVGCDGVTVLGILGEAPKLDATEAEQVAVRYVKRARKMQVIVGVSAPGFATMRSLAKASMDAGAAGVMIAPPPSLRTDDQIIGYFKQAAEAIGPDVPWVLQDYPLTLQVVFTPAVIRKIVMDNPNCVMLKHEDWPGLEKISTLRGFQKDGSLRPLSILCGNGGTFLDFEMERGADGAMTGYAFPELLIDVVNLSKAGKRDAAHDIFDAHLPLIRYEQQPGVGLTVRKYVLQKRGIIASSAQRKPGATMTATAKAEVDYLLSRVARFDKRANLGPQSSAAG, from the coding sequence ATGAAACTCACCGCCGACGCCAAGGGCACCTTCGCAATCGCGCCGACGCCGTTCCACGACGACGGCCGGATTGACGAGCGCTCGATCGACCGCCTGACCGATTTCTACGAGGAGGTCGGCTGCGACGGCGTCACGGTGCTGGGCATCCTCGGCGAGGCGCCCAAGCTCGATGCCACTGAAGCCGAGCAGGTGGCGGTGCGCTACGTCAAGCGCGCCAGGAAGATGCAGGTGATCGTCGGCGTCTCCGCGCCGGGCTTTGCCACCATGCGCTCGCTGGCGAAGGCCTCGATGGACGCGGGCGCGGCCGGCGTCATGATCGCGCCGCCGCCCTCGCTGCGCACCGACGATCAGATCATCGGCTATTTCAAGCAGGCGGCGGAAGCCATCGGCCCGGATGTGCCCTGGGTGCTGCAGGACTATCCGCTGACCTTGCAGGTCGTGTTCACCCCCGCCGTGATCCGCAAGATCGTCATGGACAATCCGAATTGCGTGATGCTCAAGCACGAGGACTGGCCTGGCCTTGAAAAGATCTCGACCCTGCGCGGCTTCCAGAAGGACGGCTCGCTCCGTCCGCTCTCAATCCTCTGCGGCAATGGCGGCACGTTCCTGGACTTCGAGATGGAGCGCGGCGCCGACGGCGCCATGACCGGCTACGCCTTCCCGGAGCTCCTGATCGACGTCGTGAACCTCTCCAAGGCCGGCAAGCGCGACGCTGCGCATGACATCTTCGACGCGCATCTGCCGCTGATCCGCTACGAGCAGCAGCCCGGCGTCGGCCTGACGGTGCGCAAATACGTGCTCCAGAAGCGCGGCATCATCGCCTCCAGCGCGCAGCGCAAGCCCGGCGCGACGATGACGGCGACGGCCAAGGCCGAGGTCGATTATCTCTTGTCGCGGGTCGCCCGCTTCGACAAGCGCGCCAATCTCGGCCCGCAATCCAGCGCCGCGGGTTAG
- a CDS encoding SDR family oxidoreductase — translation MGGLLDGKVALITGAGGGLGEAYAKLFAREGASVVVNDLGGPRDGSGADKSMAQQVVDAIKAEGGKAVANGADISTMEGGQSVFDDAIKHFGRADILVNNAGILRDQTFAKASEADWDKVIKVHLKGTFCCTLPVFRWMRENGGGVIVNTSSTSGLIGNFGQTNYGAAKGGIWGLSNVLAIEGRKYNIRIWTLAPGALTRMTADLPRYKENPGAALGPDGIAPAVLYMVSDLSGDQTGKVLGVSGPRGVREMRMMEMEGWKPPHSGWKAQDIVDHAKEIFFSEEQIKMGARRF, via the coding sequence ATGGGAGGACTACTCGACGGCAAGGTTGCGCTGATCACCGGCGCGGGCGGCGGGCTCGGTGAGGCCTATGCAAAGCTGTTCGCGCGGGAAGGGGCCTCGGTCGTCGTGAACGATCTCGGCGGTCCCCGCGACGGCTCCGGCGCCGACAAGTCCATGGCGCAGCAGGTGGTGGACGCGATCAAGGCCGAGGGCGGCAAGGCGGTCGCTAACGGTGCCGACATCTCCACCATGGAAGGCGGCCAGTCGGTGTTCGACGACGCCATCAAGCACTTCGGCCGGGCCGACATCCTCGTCAACAATGCCGGCATTTTGCGTGATCAGACCTTCGCAAAAGCGTCGGAAGCCGACTGGGACAAGGTCATCAAGGTTCATCTGAAGGGCACCTTTTGTTGCACCCTGCCGGTGTTTCGCTGGATGCGGGAAAACGGCGGCGGCGTCATCGTCAACACCTCCTCGACATCAGGGCTGATCGGCAATTTCGGCCAGACCAATTACGGTGCGGCCAAGGGCGGCATCTGGGGCCTGTCCAACGTGCTCGCGATCGAGGGTCGCAAGTACAACATTCGGATCTGGACGCTGGCCCCGGGCGCCCTGACCCGCATGACCGCAGACCTGCCCCGCTATAAGGAGAACCCCGGCGCCGCGCTCGGGCCGGACGGCATCGCGCCGGCCGTGCTATACATGGTCAGCGACTTGTCGGGTGACCAGACCGGCAAGGTGCTGGGCGTGTCCGGGCCCCGCGGCGTGCGCGAAATGCGGATGATGGAGATGGAAGGCTGGAAGCCGCCGCACTCGGGCTGGAAGGCCCAGGACATCGTCGATCACGCCAAGGAGATCTTCTTCTCCGAGGAGCAGATCAAGATGGGGGCGCGGCGGTTTTAG
- a CDS encoding MaoC family dehydratase, which produces MSARYEELKGLKNLGQKYAYTDREVMLYAYGIGLGADPMDENELAFVNEGTYTPRPLKVVPTFASVAAWGSGPGEMNLNRVMVVDGERDITFHQPLPVAANITADSSVLEVYDKGKDKGVVIVHQTVLKNEKGDKLATLVASRFARGDGGFGGPNLTQPDPHKIPSRAPDKTIDITTRPDQALVYRLCGDRNPLHSDPEFARKAGFPRPILHGMCTYGITCRGVLQTYADYDASAFRQHVARFSSPVYPGETVTMDLWKDGNVISFEAKVKSRGVTVIKNGKTVLG; this is translated from the coding sequence ATGTCCGCCAGATACGAAGAGCTCAAAGGCCTGAAAAACCTCGGCCAGAAATACGCCTACACCGACCGCGAGGTGATGCTCTACGCCTACGGCATCGGGCTCGGCGCCGATCCGATGGACGAGAACGAGCTCGCCTTCGTCAACGAGGGCACATACACGCCGCGCCCGCTGAAGGTGGTGCCGACCTTCGCCTCCGTCGCGGCTTGGGGCTCGGGGCCCGGCGAGATGAATCTCAACCGCGTCATGGTGGTCGACGGCGAACGCGACATCACCTTCCATCAGCCGCTGCCGGTCGCTGCGAACATCACAGCCGACTCCTCCGTGCTCGAGGTCTACGACAAGGGCAAGGACAAAGGCGTCGTCATCGTTCACCAGACCGTGCTGAAGAACGAGAAGGGCGACAAGCTGGCAACGCTGGTCGCCTCGCGCTTTGCCCGCGGCGATGGCGGCTTCGGCGGACCGAACCTGACGCAGCCGGATCCGCACAAGATCCCATCACGCGCGCCCGACAAGACCATCGACATCACCACGCGCCCCGACCAGGCACTGGTCTATCGCCTCTGCGGCGATCGCAACCCGTTGCACTCCGATCCGGAGTTCGCCAGGAAGGCCGGCTTCCCGCGTCCGATCCTGCACGGCATGTGCACCTACGGCATCACCTGCCGCGGCGTGCTGCAGACCTATGCCGATTACGACGCGAGCGCCTTCCGCCAGCACGTCGCGCGGTTCTCCTCGCCGGTCTATCCCGGCGAGACCGTGACCATGGACCTCTGGAAGGACGGCAACGTGATCTCGTTCGAAGCCAAGGTGAAGTCGCGCGGGGTGACGGTGATCAAGAACGGCAAGACGGTGCTGGGTTAG
- a CDS encoding Zn-ribbon domain-containing OB-fold protein, giving the protein MSEVKKYPAPVTNPETAAFWDAAKEGKFMIKRCTACGEAHYFPRSICPFCYSDKTVWEQASGEGTIYTYSLMRKSPTGPYAIGYVTLKEGPSVQTNFVDCDLEKLKIGQKVKVVFKPTDGAPLPFFTAV; this is encoded by the coding sequence ATGAGCGAAGTGAAAAAGTATCCGGCACCTGTCACGAACCCCGAGACCGCCGCGTTCTGGGACGCGGCGAAAGAGGGCAAGTTCATGATCAAGCGCTGCACCGCCTGCGGCGAGGCGCATTACTTCCCGCGCTCGATCTGTCCGTTCTGCTACTCCGACAAGACGGTGTGGGAGCAAGCTTCCGGCGAGGGCACGATCTACACCTACAGCCTGATGCGGAAATCGCCGACCGGCCCTTACGCCATCGGCTACGTCACGCTGAAGGAGGGGCCGTCGGTGCAGACCAATTTCGTCGACTGTGATCTCGAGAAGCTCAAGATCGGCCAGAAGGTGAAGGTGGTGTTCAAGCCGACCGACGGCGCACCATTGCCGTTCTTCACGGCTGTCTAA
- a CDS encoding thiolase domain-containing protein: MTIKGKAYIAGIYEHPTRHAPDKSTAQLHAEVAKGAIEDAGISKDDVDGYFCAGDAPGGAWPMVDYLGLNTKKLRHVDSTETGGCSYIIHLGHAAEAIAAGKCSIALVTLAGKPRTGAMPPRAAGAEVDFESAYGATTHNAYGMCAMRHMHDYGTTSEQLAWIKVAASHHAQYNPHAMLKDVVTVEDVLNSPMISDPLHRMDCCVVSDGGGALIVTTPEIAKSLKKPLVRLIGHGEAMKGPRGGKDLDLTYSAGVWSGPRAFEEAGITPKDIKYASIYDSFTITVLMQLEDLGFCKKGEGGKFVADGNLISGVGKLPFNTDGGGLCSNHPVNRGGMTKILEAVRQLRGEAHPKVQVKNCDLAIAHGTGGLLGVRHAASTAILERV, from the coding sequence TTGACCATCAAGGGCAAGGCCTACATTGCCGGGATCTACGAACACCCGACCCGGCATGCGCCGGACAAATCCACCGCCCAGCTTCATGCCGAGGTCGCCAAGGGTGCGATCGAGGATGCCGGGATCAGCAAGGACGATGTCGACGGCTATTTCTGCGCGGGCGATGCGCCCGGCGGCGCGTGGCCGATGGTCGACTATCTCGGCCTGAACACCAAGAAGCTTCGCCACGTCGATTCCACCGAGACCGGCGGCTGTTCCTACATCATCCATCTCGGCCATGCCGCCGAGGCGATCGCCGCGGGCAAATGCTCGATCGCGCTCGTGACGCTCGCCGGCAAGCCGCGCACCGGTGCCATGCCGCCGCGCGCAGCCGGCGCCGAGGTCGATTTCGAATCCGCTTACGGGGCGACCACGCACAATGCCTATGGCATGTGTGCCATGCGCCACATGCACGACTATGGCACCACCAGCGAGCAACTCGCCTGGATCAAGGTCGCGGCCTCGCATCATGCGCAATACAATCCGCATGCGATGCTCAAGGACGTCGTCACCGTCGAGGATGTCCTGAACTCGCCGATGATCTCCGATCCGCTGCATCGCATGGATTGCTGCGTCGTCTCCGACGGCGGCGGCGCGCTGATCGTGACGACACCGGAGATTGCCAAGAGCCTGAAGAAGCCGCTGGTGCGCCTGATCGGCCATGGCGAGGCGATGAAGGGTCCGCGTGGCGGCAAGGATCTCGACCTCACATATTCTGCCGGCGTCTGGTCCGGCCCGCGCGCGTTCGAGGAAGCCGGCATCACGCCGAAGGACATCAAATACGCCTCGATCTATGACAGCTTCACCATCACCGTGCTGATGCAGCTGGAAGACCTCGGCTTCTGCAAGAAGGGCGAGGGCGGCAAGTTCGTCGCCGACGGCAATCTGATCTCGGGCGTCGGCAAGCTGCCGTTCAACACCGATGGCGGCGGCCTCTGCAGCAACCATCCGGTCAACCGCGGCGGCATGACCAAGATCCTCGAGGCCGTCAGGCAACTGCGCGGCGAGGCGCATCCGAAGGTGCAGGTCAAGAACTGCGATCTCGCCATCGCCCACGGCACCGGCGGCCTGCTCGGCGTCCGCCACGCCGCCTCGACGGCCATTCTGGAGCGCGTGTGA